The genome window AATTATTTTCTCAGTATAAAATGTCCTACTGCACAATCGAGACATTTTTTAAAGTCGCAATATTCTTTTTTCATTTGCAGCAATGCTTGAGAATGATACACATTTTTAGATTGTATCGTCAAACTACGAAATCTTTCAATAATAGAATTTTCTTCTGAAGGAATTGAAAAAGCCAAATCTATTAATTCTTGGGTACAATCTTTTTGTTGAATTGACGCATAAGCAAATCTTAAGGGTATAATCGTATTAACAATTAATAAATGGATGAATGATTTGGAAAGTTTCTTTAATTTCTTAGAACTTTCTTTATCAAAAACATAATGTGTTTCCCAATATTTCGTCACACCAACATCAAAAACCTTATATAAACCATCAAGTGAATTACATTCTAGAATTTTAGAAAAAAGATTTTGTTGTGAATGGTATAAATTAGCTAATTGTGACAATCGAATTGTTGGAAAATTATCTGGTCGGTGCTTAAAAAACTCCACTTTACCGAAAACTTCAGCCGAAATCTGATGTTTGTTTACCAAATAACTATATTCCTTCAGCAATTGTTTAGCATAAACATCTTGAAAATCATTCGACAATAAATCAGCTTGTCCAAAAAACAAAGCTTCTAAATAACAAACCTCAAAAGCTTCTTTTCTAATTACAGAGAAAGGAATTGACTTTGCCAATTCAAAAAAAGATTCACCGTTAGTATTCAATCCAAAATTTCTAGCAAGCAAACAAAACAAAACCGCTTCCCAATCTTGACTCAAATCTTCAAGCAATTCAAAAATTAATTTTGATTTTCTTTCCAAGCGCTCAAAAAACAAACGTTCCTGCCAATTTTTAAAAACAAAATCATCAATTTTTCCTATTTCGTTTTCACAGAATATCCAAGATTTCTGAAGCATTAACGATTGATATTTATGCAAATCTGATAATACAACATAATTTTTTAATTCTAGAGTTGGGATTTCAGAATTATCTTTCCTAAAAACAGGCATATCATGTTCCCAAACCACATGTAAAATAACGGAATCATAATTTGCATCGTTTTCATGATTGTGAACATACCAATCGGAAGACTTGAGATGAATTTCTATATTCCCAGCCCATTTTTGGTTCCCAATAATAATTTGTGCATTGAAAAAATCAGGTCCGGCAAGTTGCAAATATTGACCCGAATTTAGAATCTGAACCGATTCTTCTTTGGTAGTTTTTAAATTGGCAATATCAAATTTCTTGTATTGCCACAAGTGGTGCAAAAAATCTTCTTTCATTCTGTATGGCGTATATAATTGAAAAACAAAGATAAAAAATTATATTTGCTGAACAACCTAACATTCATGAAAAAAATTATAACTATCACATTTTTAAGTCTTTTTGCTTTTATACATTCACAAACTGGAGTAAAACCACCAAAAGGTTTTAAAATTACTTACACTCGAAGCTCAAACGGAAAATTATTAGAAAACCAAGATGCTATTTTTATTTTTACAAATGCATTGGAAACACTAATTACTTCTGAAAAAATGAATTCAGGAAAAGCCGATTTCCCTTTCGAACAAACATTAATCAATCATTCTGAAAATAAAATTATTCAGGTAACCCAACTCAAAAAAGAGAAATCGGTTACTACAGTTGACAGTCTTTCTTTGGCTAAACAAAATTTTGAATTTCTTACGGAATCAAAAACGATTTTAGGCTACAAATGTCAAAAAGCGAAAACCATTATAAATTCAAACACAATTGAACTTTGGTACACAAATGATTTACAAGTAAAAGGAGCTCCAACAACTTTAGGACAAAACATTGGATTGGTTTTAGAAATGGTTCGAAATGGAAACTTTATAATAAAAGCTACCAAAATTGAAAAAATGAAATCGGCTAGCCCGAGTTTAATTTTGCAAAATTCAACCACAAACAGTCCTATTTTAGATGGTTTGACATATAAAGATTTGGTTTGGAAAAGCCGATTTACTACTATAAAAATTTTTGAAAACGAAATCATCAACTTTTCTGACGCTTCTAAATCGAATGATAGTATTTTACGTTTTGCAAACGGAACCATTATTTTGAAAAAAGTTACATTTCCAGAAATTAAAAAAGGTGATTTGGTCTTTTTGGATTTAATAGAACAATCCAACGGAGACGCTTATGATAGAACAGGTTCAGTCTTTTTGATTCCTCAAGACAAAAAACAATCCTTTATTGACGGCTTACAAAATGGCGTTAAAACATTACCTATTTATGAAAACGGAAATGGCAAACAATATCAAGGAGTCGTTTCAACAAAAGAATATTCCTCGTTAATTGAATTGATGCGCTTTTTTACGCCATTCGGAATTAAACAATACAATTACATACAACTAAAAGATAAAAATTGGCATGAAATTGTGCCTTATCGAGCTGAAATTACCGATTTAAAAACAAATTTATCTGGAAAAACGATATACATAGGATCTTTTATCGGCAATTACGATAAAGGCGGACACAAAGTTTCTTTAAATATTACCATTCATCCAAGCGAAAGTAATTTAGACAAAACAAATGTTGCAATTCCTTTATTTAATACGACAAACGTGATGGAAATGGCTGGACAAGAATATGCAACTATGTTCAATCATGAAAAAGGGTTAGAAGTAACATTTACAATAGATAAAGAAATTAAGAATGTAAAATTGCGTTACATTTCAACCGGTCATGGTGGTTGGGAAAATGGAGATGAATTTGTACCAAAAAGAAATACAATAATTTTAAACGGTAAAGAAGTGTTTTCGTTTATTCCATGGAGACAAGATTGTGGAGGTTACCGATTATTTAATCCTGCATCAGGAAATTTTAATGATGGATTATCATCGTCAGATTTAAGTCGCTCAAACTGGTGTCCGGGAACTGCAACCAATCCAATTTATATAGAACTTGGTGATTTAAAAGCTGGAAAACATACAATTCAAGTAAAAATTCCTCAAGGAGCAAACGAAGGCGGAAGCTTTAGTTCGTGGAATGTTTCTGGAATATTACTAGGAGAATAAAAAAAGCCGTTCGTTTGAACGGCTTTTTTTATTATTTAATCGAATTGATAATATCGTGTTTTGTAATAATGTGGTGTTTTCCATTTCCTAAATCAATCAAAACAGCTTGATTTTCTTTAGTAATTAATCTTGAAACATCTTCAATTGGAGTTCCTAATTTTACAATTGGGAAAGGTTTACCCATAACTTCTCTAATTGGTCTTTCAGCTGTATTTTTATCTGTAATATAACTTTGGAATAAATCAGACTCATCAACAGAACCTACAAATCCGTTTACATCAATTACTGGAATTTGAGAAATTTTATATTTTCTCATTCTTTCAATTGCATGCGAAACCAATTCTTCAGTACGAACCACAACTAAAGGTTTATCGATATGCTCTTTGATTAAATCTTCTGCTTTTGTAACTTCTTCTTCTAAGAAGCCTCTTTCTCTCATCCAATCATCATTAAACATCTTTCCAACATAACGGCTTCCAGAATCGTGAAATAAGACCACAACAACATCATTTGGACCAAAATGCTCTTTCAACTGAATTAAGCCCTTTACAGCAGCTCCTGCAGAGTTCCCAACAAAAATCCCTTCTTCTAAAGCTATTTTTCGAGTATAAACTGCTGCATCTTTATCAGTAACCTTTGTAAAACCATCAATTAATGAAAAGTCAACATTCTTAGGTAAAATATCTTCTCCAATACCTTCTGTGATGTAAGAATAGATTTCGTTCTCATCAAAAATTCCAGTTTCGTGGTATTTTTTGAAAACCGAACCATAAGTATCTACACCCCAAATTTTGATATTAGGATTTTTCTCTTTTAAATATTTTGCAACTCCTGAAATAGTTCCTCCTGTTCCAACACCTACAACAAAATGCGTAATTTTACCTTCTGTTTGTTCCCAAATTTCAGGACCAGTTTGTTCATAATGCGCAACAGCATTACTTGGATTATCGTATTGGTTTACATACCAAGAATTAGGAATTTCTTCTCCCAATTTTTTTGAAACCGAATAATACGAACGAGGATCTGTAGGTTCAACATCTGTTGGACAAACAATAACTTTAGCACCAACAGCACGAAGAATATCCGACTTTTCTTTAGATTGTTTATCAGAAATAACAAAAATACATTTATAACCTTTAACAATTGCTGCTAAAGCCAAACCCATTCCGGTATTTCCTGAAGTTCCTTCGATAATTGTTCCTCCTGGTTTTAAACGACCATCTGCTTCTGCATCTTCAATCATTTTAACAGCCATTCTATCTTTAACAGAATTTCCTGGATTAAAAGTCTCCACTTTAGCCAAAACCAAAGCATCAACTTCTGAAGTAATTTTATTCAATTTAACTAATGGTGTATTCCCAATAGTTTCTAATATATTTTTAGCGTATTTCATTTCTTAATTTGAATTATTGTGCAAAGATAGTGTGAATTTTGCAAATAAAAAATCAAACAAAAATGTTTAAAAAAGTTAAATCTGTAAGGTTATTTGAAAAAGTTCCAAACCAATCCAAAACGAATCATAAAATCACGGTAAGGATAATTTGGAGCTGAATAAAAATCATAACCTGTCCAAGCCGAATTAAAGTGTTCTGCCTTTAAGAAGATTCTGGTTTGTCTAACTCTAGCATTAACAAAGAAATCAAACATTGGAAAACCTCCAATTTTAGATTCATTTTGCACATAGAATTCGCCAAGTAATGGATTATAATCGTTAGCGTAGTATTCTGTAAAATATTGGAATGTAACACCTGTTTGTAGCAACATCGCTTTTTTAAACACATGTCCAGTAAAATACAAAGTGTTTCTAGTTACAATTTTTGGTACATTTAACACTTCATCTGATTGTTCAACTTGTTGATATAAAACCGTATTATCTAATGCAAATTTCCAAAACTTAATTTCTTTATTTGCTTTAACCGAAAAATAATTAATAGTCTTATCATACTGTTGTGGTTTTACTGTTAACTGAGTGATATCATTTGTTAAATTATCAAAATACAAATAATCGTCTAAAACCTTATACGTTGCATTTATATTTAACCATTTTGTAAGTGCTGAAAACTGAAATTGGTTTAATTTTTCGTTCTTAAAATTATTTGACCAATTGTAATCTACATAACCACTTTGATATAAATTGTAGTTTAGATTTGGTAAACTATTTAACTTTTGATATTTAAATTCAAATTTATAATCATCATTTATTTTATAATTTCCACTTGCTTCAATATTTGAAATTGATTGATTAGAGATTGATTGCGAAACATGTAACCTCACATTCACCTTATTAATTAAATAGGAATAATTACCTCCTAAATTATTGATTCTATCAGAAATAGAATTAGGGACTACAATATCACCTGCAGAATCATAAACAACTCTATCGTAATAATAATTATATTTATTATCATCAATGAAAAACTCTAAATCACCATAAGACTTCGTCTTATAAGCAACTCCTAATTTATTATAAAAATGATTATATCTGGTTTTGTTATTAATTTTATTAGTAAATCTATCACCAAATCTATCACTTGGAGTATCTTGAGTAAATTCAAAAAATTTATATTCTTGATTAAATTGATGTATAAAAACCAAACTATTTGGATTCTCTTTATTTAGTTTAAACGAATGATCTAGAAAAAAACGATTTCCTTTTAAAAGCGAAGTTGCATTAGTAAAATAAACTTTAATACGATCTCTTTCATCAAAAGGATCTTCACTTGATTCAAATTCACTTAAATTAACAATCCCTCCATTTTCTTGATTGGAAATATCCTGACCTGTAAAATGAGCATTTAAAAAATATCGCTTATCTTTTGTAAAATAACTTGATGTAAATCTAAAATTACCAGAACTCGTTAAGTTATTTACATATTTACCAAGAGAACGCAAACCGCGATAGGCAATAGAAAAATTAAGGTTAGGTTTTGTATTAACTGTTAGAAAAGCATCCAATGTTTGTCCTTGCTCCATAACAGTTTTAAAATATAAATCTGTTAAAGGGGTAGGAACGGAATAATATTTTATTTCATCAACTTCTAAATAGTTAAAATGTTTTGCTCTAAAACCAAAATTCGGAAAAGCAGTTTTAGGATTTAGACCAAAATCAAGAGTGTTATAAGTGTGACCTTCGTTTGAAAAAGGCATTAAACCAAATATATCTTTACGAAGTAAATTATATTTATACTCACTCTGAATAGTTAACGAAGTGTCTACATAAGTGGTATCTTTTTGTAAAGTGTATATTTTGTATAAATCTATTGGTGCTTTGGCGGTTACATCACGATTCTTATTAAATTTAGCAATAGTATCATTAGGATCGGAAGAATTATTAGGCAATTTACCAATACTACCATCTACACTTCTAATTTGAGCATTAGAAATAAAAGACAAGAAGAGAAAACAAGTAAAAATTAAAAATCTCATTGCATATTTTGATTAAGGCAAATGTAAGGAGTTTTTTATGAATTAAGAAGAATTAGCAAAAATCTAAAAATAAAAAAACCGAAACTAAAAAGTTTCGGTTTAATATTTAAAGTAAATTACAGACTATTGAATAGTGAATGTGTGTTCTGAAAAAGAACCAAAATTACCTCCACCAGTAAATAAAACAGCACCATTATTTAAGTTGTTTCCAGAGAAAGATCCAGAAACCGTAGCACTAGTATACATACCATCTCCATAATCATCATAGATTACAAAAGTATATTCACCAGGAGCTAAACATTTTACAACTGAGAAAGTACTTCTATCAGCAAATCCTAAAGCTGCGTAACCTGTAATTGCACCACCAGTAATACCACCAGAATCAATCACATTAAAATCAGCATCATATAATTCCCAAGCAGTTTCTTCTGGATAATTATCAAAAGTAATTGATAATCTAGCTCTAACAGAAGCACATGGTCTATATAAATTAAATGTTGACTTTGCAGTACCAACACCAGTTAATACCCCATTAGAATATGTACCATAAGTAGTAGAATGATTAACTCCTTCAGCAGTTTCTAAGTAAACTACTATTTTGTTACCATCAACTAAACTATTTCCAACAATAGTTACATCATAAGTACCTTCTTTTGATCCAGCAGGAATAGTTACAGTAGCAGGTACTGAATAATTAGCTGCTCCGTGAGTAGTTGAAGGATCAACCATTAAATTAAAAGTTCTATCTTCACCAGTTGCTTCAGAAGCTAAAATACGTCCTTCAACAACAACAGTTTCACCATCAGCAATCTCAACAGTTTGATAATTCTCTAATCCTACAAAATTAGATGCTGAATTATCTCCTGAATTATCATCTTCACAACTCATCATTGTCAAAGACAATGCTACAGCTGAATAAAATGCAATTGATTTAATTAATTTCATAATTTTTATTTTAAAATTAGTTTTGACCAGTTATTTGAGAATTATTATCCATTTCCAACTGTGGAATTTGGAATGACATTTCATCAGAATCATATAAGAAAGATTGACCTGCACGGAAAACGTGGTTAGTACCTCTAGTTACAGTAGCTTGATTACGTTTCATAGCTAAGTAACTTTTACCTTCACCCCATAATTCAATTCTAGTTTGACGGTAAATTGCTTCTCTAAGAGCAGCACCTGTTAATGGATCAACATAAGCATCAGCATTTGCTGAACCACCTAAACGACTAGCCAACAACTCTTTTAATCTTGCTTTAGCAGCAGCTTCATTACCAGATTTAGCAGCAGCTTCAGCACTTAATAAATAAAACTCATCAACACGCATAAAAATCAAATCGGTAGTTATAACTTGTTGACCACCTACAACACGATCAGGAGAGAAGAACTTATTAATTGGCATACGAATAGATGTACCAGATGTACCAAATTGAGATCTTCTAACATCATTAGCAGGGATTAAAGCTAATAATCCGTTATCGATAGTTTTTCTATCTCCAGCCCATTGGTAACTATAAGTAAAATAATCCATTTGTCCCCACCAATCTAATAACTGATGACCTAAATCTAAAGTTAAATCATAACCCCACATCCAAGATTCAGTATTAACATCATTAAATCCTGAACCAGAACCAGGGAATGCTAATTGTCCTGTTGTAGTCATAGAATAAGCTCCAGAAGAAATAATTTCATCTGATAAAGTTTTAGCATCAGTATAATTCCCCATAGCAGCATAGGTATATGCCAACAAACCTTTAGCAACGTGCTGACTAATTTGTTGTTTGCTAGAAGGTGTAAAATCACTTAAAAACTGAACTGACTGTGTTAAGTCACTTATAATCAAATCATAGATTTGAGAAGCAGGAACCTTAGCATAAGATATATTTGCATCATTACCATCATTATAAGGTAAGATAGCTTGAGAAGGATCATAAGCTCTTTGGAAAATTTGAGCTAAATAAAAATATGCATAAGCACGATAAGCTTTTGCTTGTGCATAAATATGACGAGCTTCAGAAGTTGTTGGTGCAGCATCGTTACCACCAAAACTATTAATAACATTATTAGATAAAGCAATAACCTTATAATAAAATCTCCAGATAATACTATTCTCCTCACGAGAAAAGTCTACTGTAGATACAAGGTTAGCCGTATCTCTATACCAACCATAAGAATTAGCTGATAAAGCCATATCACCAGATAAGATATCTAACCAAATATCAACACCTTTTTGTCCTAAATCATAATGTCTTGTTCCTGTGATACCAGCAGGCTCAATTAACAAACTACCAATCCCGTTAAGACTACCTTCCAACAAAGCTGGATTTAAATTTGCATTGGCTGCAATATCTTCACTAGTAACAACATTAGTATTTCTTACTGGATCTAAGAAATCTTCACTACATCCAACCGAAATGATTGAAGCAGCTACTAATAAATAAATTAAACTTTTTTTCATATTTCAATTTTTTTAGAATTCAATTTTAGTACCAAAACTAAATGTAGTCATTGGCATATAAATACCAGAGTTTGAAGAGTTTATTAAAGTCTGTGGATTTAATCCATCTCTTTTACTAAACATTAACAAATTGTCTCCAGATAAAAATAAATTAAATTTAGATAAATGTAATTTTTGTAAGTAACTAGATGGGATATTATAACCTAATCTAACATTATTTAAAGATAAATAATCCGCTTTTGTTAAGAAACGAGAAGAAGCAGAATTAAATTGAACATCTGTACTTACACCTGTTGTTAATCTAGGAACATCTGTTACATCACCATATTGCTTCCATGCATTGTGAATGTCTCTATGCCAGTTGTTAGCCCCTAATAAACCACTATTACTCATTAATGTAGCATAACCATTATCGTATACATAACCACCAATGCTATAACCAACTTGAGCAGTTAAATCAAAGTTTTTATATGAAGTATTCAAACGGAATGAACCTCTAACATCAGGAATAGCAGATTTACCAGTATATTTTTGAGTAGCTTGAGCATAAGCAGTAGTAGTTGTTTTTCTTACATTAGCATCAGGATTTTGACTCATATAAATCGTCATACTACCAATTGGCGCATCAGCATTATCAAAAACACCATTATCATTTAAATCATCATAATATAAATTCCACATAGCAGAACCAGTAGCAGGATCTACACCAGCCCACTCACGCAAATACCAATCATATAAAGAATGACCTTCAGATAATCTACCATCTAAAACTTTAGGCTCTCCTGTTGCAGGATCTATAGGCATTTCTGTAATCTTATTTGTTAAGATTTCACCATTTACACCAACCGATAATTTAAAACCACCTGCAGATTTAGCTTTTATTAAATGCCCCATTACATCAAACTCAACACCACTATTTTGTAATTTACCATCATTAATTTGTTGATTAGTATAACCTAAGAAAGGAGGTAATGTCTGAGTAAAAAATAAATTTTCGGTATTTTTAACATAATAGTCAACATTAACATCTAAAGTTTCATTAAACCAAGTTGACTCAATACCAAACTGAGCAATTTTAGACGTTTCCCAAGTCAAATTAGGATTAGCTAAAGTTGAACTTTCAGTGAATGAGTAATCTCCACCAGGCGTTTGATTTATAGATGATAATTGCCAACCATATTGTAAACTAGTACCTTGATCACCAATTAAACCATAACTAGCTTTTAACTTTAAAAAGTCAATAAAACTTAATTTAGACATAAAGTCCTCTTTAGACACAATCCAACCTAAACCAGCAGAACCAAATGTTCCCCATTTATTATTAATAAAACGAGAAGAACCATCTCTTCTTACTGATCCCGTTAAGAAATACTTTTGATTGTAATTATAATTTAACTGACCAAAATAACTATCTAAAGTCCATCTTTGAGAATAAGAAGTAGCTCTACCATAAGGAGTTGTATATTGAGCCAAATCTAAAGTATTAGGCATAATAGCTCTAGTAGCAGCAGCGTTAAAATCTTTAAACAAATTTGAAGTTGACTCATGAGCAGCAAAAACTTCTAAATTATGAGATCCAAAAGATTTATTAAAACGCAATAATTGTAAGAAATTTTGATTTACCGTAGAACTTTCATCTTTTGACAAAAATCCAAAATTTGCAGCCCATCCTCCGTAATAAGGATTATTTCTAGTAGCGCCATCAAACTGTTGATATTGTCCACTATAACGAGTTTCAAAACTTAAATTTTTAGTTAAATCAACTCCGATATTAAAGTTACCTAAAATTGTATTAGCATCAGTTTGAGACAAATCATATTGAGCATCAGCTATACCATTTGTAGCAGTCCAAGCTCTACGAGAGTAATCACTTCCGTAATCATATTGTACACCACCAAAAATCGGATCAGCAACTAAATTACCAGCAGCATCTCTTAAATACACATCATAAATAGCAGGAGTAGTATTTGTTAATGCAAATATATTTCCAGAAGAACCAGAACTACCTTCATCACTTGAAGAATTTGTATATCTAGCCCCTGTATAAGCCATATTAGCACCAATTTTCAACCATTCTTTAGGCTTGTGTTCTAAATTAATTCTAGCTGTATAACGCTTATAATTTGACTTAATTGTATAACCTTGATCATCCAAATAACCAAAAGATGTAGAATAACGCGTAGAACCATCTCCACCACTAAACTGAACATTAGCCTCGTTTCTTACACCAGTACCAAAAGCCGCATCAGACCATTTAGTTGGATTATATCTTCTACTTACACCACTAGCAATTTTCCCTGTAGCTGGATCAATAAGCTGAGAACCTTGAACATTCCATATATTATAGAACTCATTCATTGCAATTCCCGTACCAGTACTATTATATAAATTTAAATTAGCAAAAGCAGCTGGATCTAAGAACCCTTGAACCATACCTGTAGTCTTTAATTGACTCCAAGAAGTTTCAATATACTCTTCTGGAGAATCAATAACATCATACTGAGGCAAAGACAATGTATTAATACTAGTTTTAAAATCAACAGCAATAACCGACTTACCAGCTTTACCTTGTTTTGTAGTAACCAAAATAACCCCATTAGCACCTCTAGAACCATAAATAGAAGTAGCAGCAGCATCTTTTAAAACAGTAATATTTTCAATATCAGCAGGATTAATAGCACTGATATCACTACTATAAGGAGCGCCATCTACAACATATAATGGAGATTGATTACCATTAACAGAACCAAATCCACGAATACGAATTGTAGCATCGCTACCTGGAGCACCAGAACCAGTAATTACATTAACCCCAGCAACCTCACCTCTTAAAGCTTGAGAAATATTTGAAACAGTTTTCGCTTCTAAATTTTCTTTCGCTACAACAGTCGCCGTACCAGTAAACGCTTCTTTTGTAGTTTTACCATAACCTACAACTACAACATCAACCCCTTCAACAACATCATCTTTTAATGCAACGTTGTAAGAACTTGCTGCAGCAATGGTTACTTTAGCCGTCTTCTTACCTGTGTAAGAAATTACTAAAACTTCACCTTGTTTAGCCTTGATAGTATAATTACCATCAAAATCTGTAGTAGTACCACGAGTTGTTCCTTCAACAACAACGTTAGCACCTGCAATTGGGCCTAGTTCGTCAGAAACTACACCCGTAACAGTTTTCTCTTGCGCGAACGAAAACTGCATTGTAAACGCTACTAAAAGCGTAAAAATCCATTTGAACTTCGATCTCATATTAAATTTATTTGAGTTAGTTATTCCGCAAACTTCTTAATTATTTCTTAAATAAACAAATAATACTTCGGAATATTACTAATTTATTTTTGTTAAAGTTTTCGTTTTAAAAAAACATTTTACGGAAGAATCTCATAGTAAAGATGAAAATTTCGCAAAAAGGTTGCGTCAAAAATTATATTTTTGTCAAAAAAAAGAATGTTAAGTAAAAGTTACAGTAATTTAATATTGGAATGCGGAACTGACGAAGCCGGAAGAGGCTGTTTAGCTGGTCCAGTAACAGCAGCATCCATAATTTTACCAGAAGAATTTGAAAATGAGCTCCTTAACGATTCTAAACAATTATCTGAAAAAGCAAGAGAAAAACTAAAACCTATAATTGAAGAAGTAGCAGTTTCTTTTTCAGTAACAAACCTTTACCCAATTGAA of Flavobacterium channae contains these proteins:
- a CDS encoding SusC/RagA family TonB-linked outer membrane protein; translation: MRSKFKWIFTLLVAFTMQFSFAQEKTVTGVVSDELGPIAGANVVVEGTTRGTTTDFDGNYTIKAKQGEVLVISYTGKKTAKVTIAAASSYNVALKDDVVEGVDVVVVGYGKTTKEAFTGTATVVAKENLEAKTVSNISQALRGEVAGVNVITGSGAPGSDATIRIRGFGSVNGNQSPLYVVDGAPYSSDISAINPADIENITVLKDAAATSIYGSRGANGVILVTTKQGKAGKSVIAVDFKTSINTLSLPQYDVIDSPEEYIETSWSQLKTTGMVQGFLDPAAFANLNLYNSTGTGIAMNEFYNIWNVQGSQLIDPATGKIASGVSRRYNPTKWSDAAFGTGVRNEANVQFSGGDGSTRYSTSFGYLDDQGYTIKSNYKRYTARINLEHKPKEWLKIGANMAYTGARYTNSSSDEGSSGSSGNIFALTNTTPAIYDVYLRDAAGNLVADPIFGGVQYDYGSDYSRRAWTATNGIADAQYDLSQTDANTILGNFNIGVDLTKNLSFETRYSGQYQQFDGATRNNPYYGGWAANFGFLSKDESSTVNQNFLQLLRFNKSFGSHNLEVFAAHESTSNLFKDFNAAATRAIMPNTLDLAQYTTPYGRATSYSQRWTLDSYFGQLNYNYNQKYFLTGSVRRDGSSRFINNKWGTFGSAGLGWIVSKEDFMSKLSFIDFLKLKASYGLIGDQGTSLQYGWQLSSINQTPGGDYSFTESSTLANPNLTWETSKIAQFGIESTWFNETLDVNVDYYVKNTENLFFTQTLPPFLGYTNQQINDGKLQNSGVEFDVMGHLIKAKSAGGFKLSVGVNGEILTNKITEMPIDPATGEPKVLDGRLSEGHSLYDWYLREWAGVDPATGSAMWNLYYDDLNDNGVFDNADAPIGSMTIYMSQNPDANVRKTTTTAYAQATQKYTGKSAIPDVRGSFRLNTSYKNFDLTAQVGYSIGGYVYDNGYATLMSNSGLLGANNWHRDIHNAWKQYGDVTDVPRLTTGVSTDVQFNSASSRFLTKADYLSLNNVRLGYNIPSSYLQKLHLSKFNLFLSGDNLLMFSKRDGLNPQTLINSSNSGIYMPMTTFSFGTKIEF